GTTGGAGAAGTAAAAGCCGTTGATGACGTTTCATTTGATGTATATGAAAAAGAAGTATTAGGAATTGTAGGGGAGTCGGGATGCGGAAAGTCTACAACAGGAAAAACGTTATTAAGACTTTTAGAACCTACCGAAGGTGAAGTTGTTTATAACGGCAGTGATATTACTGAGCTAACTGAAGAAGAGATGCGAAAAATGAGACGGGATATGCAAATCATTTTCCAAGATCCATACGCTTCCTTAAACCCAAGACATAAAGTTGAGAAAATACTTAGTGAACCCTTAATAGTCCACGGTATTGGTGATGCAAAAGAGCGCTTGAAAAAAGTACACGAAATTTTAGAGGTTGTTGGCTTAACAAAAGAACACGCCAAGCGTTACCCCCATCAATTTAGTGGCGGTCAACGGCAAAGAATCGGTATTGCACGAGCATTAATTGTAAATCCAAAATTAATTATTTGTGATGAACCCGTTTCTGCTTTAGATGTTTCCATTCAATCGCAAATTCTAAACTTAATGGAAGACTTGCTAGAGAAGTTTGGTTTGACATATATCTTTATCGCACATGACCTCAGTGTAGTAAGGCATATTAGCCACCGAATAGGTGTGATGTACTTAGGTAGATTGGTCGAGTTAACAGATAATGAGGAACTATACGAGAACCCGCTACACCCTTATACGAAATCGCTTTTATCAGCAATTCCAGATCCGGACCCGGATTTTAAAAGAGAACAAATGATTTTAGAAGGCGATGTTCCCAGCCCTTCAAATCCACCTGCAGGATGCGCATTTCATACGAGATGTCCTGAGGTCATGGATATTTGTAAATCAGTACGACCTAAGTTTCAAGAGGTTAAGGATAAACACTTTGTAGCTTGTCATTTATACAACGATGAAGGGCAAAGTTGACAACTACAAGTTTATTAAAATATGAAAACAATTTAAGGGGGAAAAGAAATGAAGAAAAGTCTTTGGATGTTGCTGTTATCTCTTGTTCTAATCATTGCATTAGCAGCTTGTGGTGGAGACAGCGACGAACCTGCTGATGCAGAGGATCCTAGTGATGAAGAAACAGAAGACGATAGTTCAGTAGATGATGGTGCTGATGATGGTGCCGATGATGCTACTAGTGAAGCTTCTGGTGACCAGACGCTAATCTTTGCTCGAGGCGGGGACTCTGTAAGCCTGGACTACGCAAGTGTTACAGATGGAGAGTCATCTCGTGTCACAAAGCAAATTTATGAAACATTAATTGAGTTTGATGAGGACTCATTTGAGATTGGTCCTGGTCTTGCTCACGATTGGGAAGTTGATGACGATGGACTTCGTTTCGTCTTCCACTTAAGAGAAGGTGTTAAGTTCCATGATGGAACAGACTTCAATGCTGAAGCTGTAAAAGTGAACTTTGAACGTTGGGCTGATCCAAACCATGAGTACAACTTTGGAGATGAAGGTTATACGTACAGTGTTTACGGCATGCAATTTGGTGGATTCGCTGGTGATGACGGACACGTGATTGAAGAAATTAATGTCATTAATGACCACGAAGTTGAATTTATTTTGAATGAGCCTTTAGGGTCGTTCCTACAAAACATGGGGATGAGTTATTTCGCGATGACTTCACCTGCGGCATTTGAGGAATACGGAAGTACAATTAATGAAAACCCTGTAGGAACTGGTCCGTTTAAGTTTGTTAGTTGGAACCGTGACGATAGCATTGTTTTAGAAAAATTCGATGATTATTGGCAAGAAGGACTTCCAAAGCTTGACCAAGTCATCTTCCAAGTAATTCCGGATAACTCTGCACGATTAACAGCCTTACGTTCTGGTCAGATCGATGTTATGGATGGTTTGAACCCGGACGATGTTGAAATAATCAATGCTGAAGATGGATTACAAGTATTTGAACGTGCAACAAATAACATTGGTTATCTTGGTTTCCATGTGGAAAAAGAACCATTTGATGATCCATTAGTGCGTCAAGCCTTAAACCACGCAATCGATAAAGAATCATTAATCGCTGTGTTATATGCTGGAATGGCTGAACCAGCGAAAAACGCAGTACCACCAGGTTATTTAGGCTATAACGATGAAATTGACCCTTATGAGTATAACCCTGAAAAGGCAATGGAGATGCTTGCAGAAGCTGGTTTTGAAGATGGGTTAGAGCTTGACCTATGGACAATGCCGGTTGCTCGTCCATATATGCCAGACCCACAACGTGCAGCTGAAGTTATGCAAGCAAACTTAGCAGAGGTTGGGGTTACAGCAAATATCGTTACACATGAGTGGGCGACATACCTTGAACTAACTGAACAAGGAGAGCATGACCTCTTTATGCTTGGCTGGTCAGGTGTAAATGGTGACCCTGATTACTTCTTAGCGAACCTATTACACGGTGATGCAATTCCTGGAGGTAACCGTAAATATTACTCTAACGATGAAGTAAACCGATTAATTGATGAAGCAAAACGAAATGTTGATGATGATGTTCGAGCAGAGCTTTACATGGAAGCTCAACGCTTAATTCATGAAGATGCGCCACATATCCCACTAGTACACTCAATTCCAACATTAGCTGGAAGTGAGCGCGTTCATGACTATGTTCCTCACCCATCGACAAGTGAATCACTAAAGAACGTATATTTGACTGAGTAGAAATAATAGAGAGCTGGGGGTGCAGTAAGCAGCCCCTCCTCTTTATTCATATTTTGAGTTTTCGCTTATTGCATAATCAAAATATGTACCCTCATTGAAACTAGAGGTGAAGGATATGATTTCATATACAATACGAAGATTGCTCATGCTGATTCCTGTACTAATCGGAATGTCCATAATCACCTTTTCAATCGTCCACCTCATCCCAGGTAACCCTGCTCAGACCATTTTAGGAGAGCAAGCATCTCCGCAGGCCATTGCCGACTTAGAGGAACGATTAGGATTAAACGAACCATACTTCGTTCAATACGGAAAATATATGTATGGCCTCATTCAAGGAGATTTAGGCACCTCACTTCGGACAAACAGTGCGATCGCCGAAGAAATGTGGCCTTACTTAGCGGCAACAATTGAATTAACCATATTTGCTATGATTTTTGCTGTCATTATAGGTGTGAATGCAGGAATCATCAGTGCTTGGAAACAAAATTCTTTGTTTGATTATACAAGCATGCTCATTGCACTTATTGGAGTTTCAATGCCTATTTTCTGGCTGGGGCTTATGCAACAGTGGATCTTCGCCCAGGAACTTGGATGGCTACCGGCATTTGGGAGAGAGAATCCACGAGATCCAGTCAATTCGATCACCCATCTATATTTACTAGATGCCGTTTTGAACGGTCGACCTGACCAGTGGTGGACATCCTTTAAGCACTTAGTTCTACCAGGAATAGCACTAGGTACGATCCCAATGGCAATTATCGCAAGGATGACACGTTCAAGCATGCTAGAAGTGCTACGTTCTGATTACATCCGTACAATCGAAGCAAAAGGATCTAAAACGGTTGCTGTTATTTACCGGCACGGTTTTAAAAATGCCGTCATTCCAGTACTTACTGTTGTCGGCCTGCAAACAGGAACACTTCTAGGCGGAGCAATTTTAACAGAAACGATCTTTAGCTGGCCTGGAATCGGACGTTATGTGTTTGAAGCTATCGGAAACCGTGATTATCCCGTTATTCAATCTGGTATTTTGGTGATCGCAACGATGTTCGTTTTCATCAACTTAATCGTGGACCTTTTATACAGCTACATTGATCCTCGTATTAAATACTAATTTGGGGATGAAAGGAGGAGCAACGAAATGGAAACTGTTCCAACAAAAAAACAACCAATGCCAGGTCCAGAACACCAAGATCCAGAAAAAGTGAAAGATGAAGAAGCGGTATCGCCTTGGAAAGAGGCATATTGGCAGCTTAGAAAGAATAAACTTGCCATCATCGGTTTTATTATCATTTTATCTTTTATTATCGTAGCCATTACTGCGCCATTTTTAACGAGTTATACATACTCGTCAATGAATGCAGCTGACCGGCTCCAGCCCCCGTCATCTCAATATTGGTTTGGCACAGATGATTTAGGAAGAGATATCTTCACACGTATTGTTTACGGGGCAAGAATATCATTAATGGTCGGCTTTTTTGCAGTAACTGGAGCCCTTGTTTTCGGAACTTTGCTAGGTGTGCTTGCAGGTTATTATCGCCGTTGGGTCGATATGTTAATCTCACGAATTTTTGATATCATGCTAGCCTTCCCTAGTATTCTATTGGCCATTGCTATTGTTGCTATTCTTGGACCATCTCTACAAAATGCTTTAATAGCGATTGCTATTATTAACATTCCGATATTCGGACGCCTTGTTCGTTCAAAGGTTATCTCAATTAGTCAAGAAGAGTATATTATGGCTGCAAAGGCTCAAGGGATGAAAAACGGCCGCATATTGTTTCACCATGTACTGCCAAACAGTATAGGCCCGATTATTGTTCAAGCAACTCTCGGATTTGGTACAGCTATTTTAGAAGCTGCTGCTCTTGGATTTTTAGGCTTAGGTGCTCAAGCTCCTACTCCTGAATGGGGGCGAATGCTCTCTGATGCAAGGCAATATATCCAGAGTGCTCCTTGGACTGTACTATTCCCAGGTTTGTCTATCATGCTTGTAGTACTCGGGTTTAATATGATTGGTGACGGATTACGTGATGCACTCGATCCAAAAATGAAGAACTAGGTAACTCCAGTGTACCTAGTTCTTTTTTTATTTCTTTTGAAGGTGGTAGCTTGCACCGTAGAAATTCTGTTTGTCCGTAAGTTTTTGGGTTTGTCCGTGATAATTCTAGTTTATCCGTAACTTTTTCGATTTGCCCGCGAAAATTCTAGTTTATCCGTAAGTTTTTTGGTTTGTCCGCGAAAATATCAATTTATCCGTAACTTAAATTAATTATAAAAAACATAATAGTCAGCATGACCATTATGTTTTTCATAGTAACCGATTAAGTTTTACAACCGCTCGATGATCGTCGCATTTGCCATCCCAAAGCCTTCGCATATAGCCTGTAGTCCATAACGGCCACCTGTTCGCTCTAGAGCATGGACGAGCGTTGTCATCACTCTTGCCCCACTTGCTCCAAGTGGGTGTCCTAATGCGATCGCTCCACCATGAATATTTAACTTTTCGATATTGGCTTTCATTTCCCGTTGCCAAACAAGTGGTACAGGTGCGAACGCTTCGTTTACTTCATATAAATCGATGTCATCAATTGAGAGGTTTGCTTTCTGCAACACTTTTTCTGTTGCTGGAATAGGCCCTGTCAGCATCAGTGTTGGGTCTGAGCCAACGACGCTTCTTGCTTTTATACGAAACTTCGGTTTAAATCCTAGTTCTTCTGCTTTATTACGGTCCATGAGTAAGATTGCGGATGCGCCATCGCTAATTTGAGATGCATTCCCCGCTGTAATAACACCATCTTCTTTGAAAACCGTTTTTAATTCCCCAAGCTGTTTGACAGACGAATTTCCACGCGGTCCCTCATCTTCATCCATCCATTCTTTCTGTCCATCTTCTAGCGTCACTTCAATTGGTAGAATTTCATTTTTGAAGGCACCATCTTTTATCGCCTTTACTGCTTTTTGGTGGCTTTCGTACGAAAATTGATCGAGTTTCTGGCGCGTCATGCTCCACTTCTCTGCTATTCGTTCTGCCGATAACCCTTGGTTAATGATTTCATATTTTTCCGTTAAAATAGGACTATGTTCTGTTCCTTGCATCGCAGAAAACATTGGTACACGTGACATACTCTCAATTCCCGCAGCTACAACGATATCCATATCCCCGCTTTCAATTGCTTGTGAAGCGAAATGAACGGCTTGTTGACTTGAACCACATTGCCTATCGATTGTCACGCCTGGGACCGTTTCTGGGTACCCTGCCATTAATGCTGCTGTGCGAGCAATATCTGGTGCTTGCTCACCTGCCTGTGTCACACACCCTGCAATAACATCTTCAATAAGTGCTGAGTCAAGATTTCCTCTATTTGCTAAGCCTTTTAATGTTTCCGCTAGTAATTCATCTGGACGAATCCCACTTAATTTCCCTTTTCTTCTGCCAATTGGCGTTCGTACTGCTTCTACAATAACTGTTTCGCGCATGTTACTCCCCCATTTATAAAGACGTTCTTAATCTAAGTTATTATGTTTTGTGGCGAAAAATCCTGCCTGATTTTGGAGGAATTTTTTAGTGCATTTTTATACAATTTCCGGTTTGATTTATTCGTCTTTTCTTTTGTTTATTCACGAATTGAACCCTACAAAAACGAAGCAGGTTCGAGTAAAGCAGGTTCAAATTTGTAGGGTTCAAAAAGCTAGTATAATTGAGGAAATACTTGAAATGACGAGGTCTGTTGTCTAACCACACCCACATCCCCTCAACACTCTATCAATTAACCTCCATCTGCTAAATATGCCTCTATTCCATATGTATAATTACAGAAAAAGAGCCTCATCCAATTAGTGATGATATAAATGTTTCCAAACCTTTTCCAGGTGCCTGGCACTGGGAAAAAACTTGGAATATGCAGTCGAGAATAAAGCAAAAGTACCTCACAAGTGCTCTACACTTATGAGGTACTGCTTTTATTGACTTATTTATGATGCTTTATTGAAGATTTTCTCCCAAAATCGCTCGCGAGTTTCCTCAATTTGACGCTCTCTTACTGATTCATTGCGAATATTTTCAAAGTTACTAATAAGCTGTTTTTTTACATTGTAAAAATGTGCTTGTTTTTCATTAAAGCCATATTCAATGTCATTCTCACCTCTAGGCTTCAATTGAATTGTCTCACCAAATTTACCTGACACTCCCGTTACTTTAATGACGTCACCGTTTTCGTAAGAAAAGTCATCATATGATAACCCTGTGCGATTATCGACTCTTACGAGCACACTAGTTCCATCTAATAATGATACGGCATCAAATTCAAACGTACCGAAGTTGTTTACGGAAGCTAAGTTTTCAATTTGAACGTATTCTAATTCAACTAGCATTCCTTCGTTGTTTTCACCTAGCTGACTCGGTGAAAGGCTCAATGGCTGCGGTACTTCTGCATCACCTAGAACTTCAACATCTGTGACATCAACCAGCTGTTTTTCATCGTTAAAGCTCCCAGTCACCCCAGTTACTTTAACTTCTTGTCCAGCTGAAACTTCAATGTCATGTTGGAAAACATATATTCCTGCTTCTTCATCTTGCATATAAAACCCTTGTGCACCCCAAGCACCTGAGTTTGAAGTTGTTACTCCTGTAACTGTAACAAGCTCGCCTTCAGCAAGGCTACGTGCTTCTGCAAGCGAAACTTTTTGAGGTTCAGGCTCAGCAGGTGACTCTACATCAATAAAGGTCATTGCACTTGGCGATTGCAGTCCTGGATGATTAAAGTATGCTTCCAAGCTCCCATTGACCTCGACTTTTTCTCCAATAATTATAGGATTTGTTTCAAGACCGAAATCACTGCGGTACTCAGCTGGGATTTGGACGTACAACATTTTATCTAAATCTCTTTCCTTCGGATCATCAGCAATTGCCATATTAAAATCATTTGTAAACGGTGCTTCAAAGTTTACATTTGAGCCAGAAACAACATGCCCAACAATGTACCCCGCTACCGTTCCGTCTTGCCCTTGGTTTGCAATTGCTTCCTCAACTGTCATCACACCACTAGGGTCACTTGGCTCTTCTTCGGTAAACTCAATAATATCTAGTTCACCACGTGGCTTTAATTGCGGTGTTCCTTCGTATTGGCTTGAAACACCTGTGATGTTTACAACATCGCCATTTTCAAATGCAAAGTCAACGTAAGAAAGACCTGTTCGGTTATCAACACGAATGAGTACCGACTCATCCCCTGATACAGCATCAAATTCAAACGTGCCATAACCACCGACTGCTTCAAGATTTTCAATCGTTACTTCGGATAACTTTAGAAGCTGACCTTCATTTTCTTCATTTACATGAGCTGGTGTAAGAACTTGTGCGTCTGGAACATCTACTGATCCAACTACTTCTAACGAGCCGACAGAACTAAGCTGTTTTTCACCATTAAACGAATCACGCTTAGCCGTTATTTTTACGACGTCACCTTTTTCAACTAAATCTGCTTCTAACTGGTACACATAAATACCAGCTGTGTCATCTTGCATATAAAATCCTTCTGCACCCCAAGCACCAGGTGTAGACGTGACGATACCTTCAACCGTAACTTCTGTTCCATCAGTTGCATCTCTAGCTTCTGAAATAGAAATAACGTCGCCGTCTCCATCTACAAATTCATAATCATCCGGACCTTTAAGACCAGACCTACTGAAATAGGTTTCAAGATTACCGCTGACACGAACGGCTTCTCCTAATTTTTCTGGGTTATCTATAAGGTTCAATGCGCTACGAACATCACCTGTTGGTAGCTCTACAGGCAACAACTTATCGTAGTCACGTTCATAAGGACTGTCTGCTAGGACGATGTTCGTTCTCGTTGTGAATTCCCCTTCAAATTGAAAGGAATTCATTCCAGATATCGTCCCTACAATATACCCTTGTACGGTTGCTTCGCCATCGTTATTATCGATTGCTTCTTGAACACTAATCACACCTTCAGGAAGATCAATTGGATCTCGCTCAGCTTCTTGAATAGAAATCCGTTCCCCTTCTGTGTAATCAATAGGTGCGCCGCCTTCTGGATCTGATACTTTTTCAATATATTCTAACGTTGCTTGCGTTACAGTGCCGAGCTCCGCAATAACATTCTCACCTAAGTTATAAGCAAAATGCCCATGCATATAGTCGTTATAACCGACGGCGTAATCATCGTCTAAACTAAAATCAGAGCCGTCTGGCAAGGTAATTTCAATATCACCAAAAAGGTCCTCACTGTCAGGGTCCTCAATTAATGAGTAATGAAGCCCTGCTACTTGCAAATCAACACCACGGTGGAAATTTGCTTGCGATAATAACACATCAGCAATATCCTCACCACTAGCGTTCACGACAACTATTTCATTGCCGAATCGATCTAATGCTTCAACTTGCTCATCTGTAATAAAACCAGGCGGGACCTCTCCATTCACAGATGAACTGTTCAATAACGAAATGTCTGCTTCTGTTTCAGAAACAATCGCATCTGTATACAAATTCCCAAGTCCTACATCACTTTCTGCCTTATTATTTGAATATAAACCGCTTTCAGTTGTTCCGATAATTTCTCCTGCTGGCGGTGCATCAGGATCAATTTCTGTCGTGACACGCCCTTCAGATTCGTAATCGATTGGGTCATCTCCATAAGACTGTGCGTATTCGATCATCGCGTCTGTAAGTAGCATTTGCTCATCTTCGTCGACGACTTCACCGACGAAGTTATAACCACTACCGCCCGTTCCAATGTAATCTCCGACAGCAACACGATATGTTTCATCCATGTCTAGCTCTTCACCACCAAGAGTGAGCTCTACGTCGTAAAAACTTCCAGTCGTGTCTGTTATGACTGTATAATGTAGGCCTGAAGACTGTAAATCAATTTGGTTACGACGTGAGTAAGAGTACTCAATGACATCACGAATCGCTTGCCCTGTCATCTCATAAACCATCATTTCGTTACGGAACGGTTCAAGCATATGAATATCGAAAACACGAATGACTCCAGCAGGAATATTTGCTCGAAGTCCCCCATTGTTTGCAAAGGCCATGTCGGCTTCGCTAAAATGGCGCATCGCATCTGTGTAGAAATTCCCTAACGGAGCATCGCCGTTGTACCTTCCATCTCGGGTCAGGCCAGTGTTCGTAGACCCGATCACTTCCATAATTTCTTCTTCTACTTCAGCAATGTAATCCTGTACTTTTGCATCAATCTCTTCATCGACCTCTTCAATATCATTAACGTTTTGTAGTTCACTACTCGTAAGGCGTACGTTGCCTGTTTCTTTCCCAATCTCGAGTGTTAAATTCCCGACATGGCTTCCGTATGAACCAGCTTGAACATATGGCGTATGCTCGTCATCATTTGCTGTATACGTACGATGACTATGCCCTCCAACAATCAAATCATAAAAACCAACTTCTTCAGCAATTCGTTGATCTTGTTCATGACCAATATGTGTTAGAGCAATCAAAACATCTACTTCATCTCTTAACCAATCATATGAAGCAGCAACCTCTACTGGATGGTCAAAATCAATTCCTTCCACATTAGATGGAGATGTCGATGGTGGTGCTTGGGTTAGTCCGACAATTCCAACCTCTAGATCGTCACCTAGTTCAAGAACAATATGGCCATCGAAATGATCGTCATCACTAATTGCAATATCTTTATCAACGACAGTAACATTTGCACCTAACCAAGGAAACTCAGACTGCTCACTACGCTCAGCAAAAATCTCCTGACCGTAATCAAACTCATGATTTCCAAAAGCTAATGCATCAAGGCCGATATCATTTAATAAATCAATCATCGGCTCACCGTCTTGAAAGTCGACGATCGGGTTTCCGCTAAAAATATCCCCACCATCTAAGTACAATGCATAATCTGACTTTTCGCGTTCTGCTGCGATGTATGCTCCAATTTTTCCGAAGTCTTCAATGTACGAGTGTAAGTCATTCGTATGAAGAATTCGTAATTCATACGTGTCTTCGGTCGGACCTGCCATGACCGCGCCCGTGTTGAGCGAAATCGGTGAGACAAGTAATAGCACAGCCATAAACATAATCAAACGTTTTTTTAAATAAGCTGCATTTAAAAACATGTTTCTCCCTCCATTTCATAGAATGTTAGATGCTAAAAACTAGGATAAACATACGGGTTACTAGGTGCTGAAACTTCAGTGATGTCTGTGACAACAACAACTGGAATGTCCCAGCCATTTACGTTGTTCATCACAATTTCGCCTGTGACCCTCAACCAATCATCGTTTTCATAGCTTAAAATATCGCCCCCTTTAACTGGTAATCCATATAGTGAAGAATCTGCTGTACAGCAAATCATTGCAAACCTCGATAGAAAGCCTAGCCCCTCGTCTTCAAAGTGAGCATCATGAAACATGAATCCAGTAATCTCAACTTCTTGGCCAATCAACTCATCTGGATAAGCTTGTAACGCATTTAAAATATCGATATAACTTTCATCATCAATAACAATTCGTTCATCCATCGCTAAACTTTGAGCAAACCTTTCAATATATAAATCTTCCATCGAACTTCTCCGAACATTTGCATCCTCTTCATACTCATTTGCAAGCTGGTACGTTGAGACGCCACCGATATTTACCCCTCGATTTTCTGCAAAACTACTGTTCAACCCAGCCTCTGGAAGAACAAACCCTAATAAAAGTGGCGTAAGAAAAATGGAATAAACTAGCGTTTTTTTCAACAATGATCCTTTCATTTGATGGTTATGCTCACAGTGGCAACCATCATCTGCAGCTTGTCCTCTCGGCGTACTTCGCCAATATTGAATCCCCGACAAAAATAGAAACATCGCTAATGCAAAGTAAACGAAAATCATCATTCTCGGAGCGATATATAAATGAATCGAATTGTTCACAATCATGCTAATCATTAATAGAGAGAACCCAAGAAAAATCGTCCCTCTTAAAAATACATGGAAATCCCATTGCTTCTTTTGAGTCTTTTGTTTTGCCTTCTTGTTCACAGGTCACCCCTCCTAAATCACTGTAAATTGAACGATAAGTACGGCTAAAAATACAACAACCGTTACGACAGAAATAAACGTAATTACAAACCGCGCTTTAAAAACGGCAAAAAGCATAATCGTATTTTTTAAATCAATCATTGGCCCATATACGAGAAACGCAATAATTGATCCTACGGAAAACGTACTTCCAAACGATGAAGCAACAAATGCATCAGCCTCTGAACATAATGAGAGAACGTAAGCAAATGCCATCATGACGATCGTTGATGAATACTCGTTGGAGCCAATATCTAAGAGTAACTGCCTGTCCATAAACGTCTGAAAAATCGCAGCAAAAAACGCACCGATGATCAGGAACTTACCCATGTCAAAAAATTCATCAGCTGCATGGAAAAATGTTTGTTTAAATTTTGACTGCTTTGCTTCTTTATGCGAATGATGAGTATGTACAACCGGAACAGTTGACTCTTCTTTTAACTGCTTGGAGTTTTTAAAAATGATGTAGAAAATTCCTCCGATAATCACTGCAAGTCCAAACGCTAAAGACATCCTTAAATACAGCACCGTTAAGTCGGTACGAAATGCATAAAAGGTAGATAAAGCAACAATCGGGTTAAGGATTGGAGCTGCAACGAGGAAGATCACACCAATATGTAAAGGCATCCCCTTTTTTATTAATCTTCTGACAACGAGAACAATGGCACACTCACATATAGGGAAAAGTGCCGCTAATGCCGTAGCTGGTATAAGTGCAGCAAACGCGTTTTTCGGTAAATATTTTTGAATCACTTCTTCTTTTACATAAACTTGAATAAGTGCCGAAACAAAAACTCCGAGCAAAATAAATGGGATCGCTTCAATGACAATACTTAAAAAAATTGTATTTGCATTTACCCATTCTGCTGGAACCGTTAAGAAAGGGTTGTCCCCTTTAAAAAAGTTGTAGCTAAGAAATAGTAGAACCATGACTCCTAAGATAATAAGATTAAAATCCGTACTATATGATCGAATCGTTTCCTTCTCCCTCAACATAACCACCTCACTTCCACAAGCATCTCTTACACGTTCTTTAAGGGTATCAATGAAGTATGAATTCAACATAAAGATACTGTAAAACTATTGTAAAAGTATGCAAAAGAAATGTATATATTATATACAGTTTCGAATCATTAGCCCTATAAGTAGGACATATTTAGACATATTTCGTCTATTAATCGACAGTTATCATAGGTAATAAAGCATATAAAACACCCCAAAAATTTTCCCACATTATTACCAGGTGCCTGGCACCTGGTAATGAATTGGAATGGATGTTGTTGTAGGAGGGAAAATCCGCTAATTTTCGGGTTGTATTTTTATACAAAAACCACTTACTTATATTCGTTTTCCCTCTTCTTTATTCATGAATTGAGTCCTACAAAAACGAGTCTGACTCACGTGAGACAGACTCAATCTTGTAGGACTCAATATTCAAGAAAAATATAGATAATACACGAAAAAAGGGAGGTCTGTCATCCAACCACCCCTCCACACGTTAAACTCACCCTTAAATTACCGATAACTTTTTATAAATCTCCCTCTCCCTATTGTATAAATACTATCACCATCTTCTCAC
The Bacillus shivajii DNA segment above includes these coding regions:
- a CDS encoding ABC transporter ATP-binding protein codes for the protein MSKPLLEVKHLKKYFDVTGGIFSKKVGEVKAVDDVSFDVYEKEVLGIVGESGCGKSTTGKTLLRLLEPTEGEVVYNGSDITELTEEEMRKMRRDMQIIFQDPYASLNPRHKVEKILSEPLIVHGIGDAKERLKKVHEILEVVGLTKEHAKRYPHQFSGGQRQRIGIARALIVNPKLIICDEPVSALDVSIQSQILNLMEDLLEKFGLTYIFIAHDLSVVRHISHRIGVMYLGRLVELTDNEELYENPLHPYTKSLLSAIPDPDPDFKREQMILEGDVPSPSNPPAGCAFHTRCPEVMDICKSVRPKFQEVKDKHFVACHLYNDEGQS
- a CDS encoding ABC transporter substrate-binding protein; translation: MKKSLWMLLLSLVLIIALAACGGDSDEPADAEDPSDEETEDDSSVDDGADDGADDATSEASGDQTLIFARGGDSVSLDYASVTDGESSRVTKQIYETLIEFDEDSFEIGPGLAHDWEVDDDGLRFVFHLREGVKFHDGTDFNAEAVKVNFERWADPNHEYNFGDEGYTYSVYGMQFGGFAGDDGHVIEEINVINDHEVEFILNEPLGSFLQNMGMSYFAMTSPAAFEEYGSTINENPVGTGPFKFVSWNRDDSIVLEKFDDYWQEGLPKLDQVIFQVIPDNSARLTALRSGQIDVMDGLNPDDVEIINAEDGLQVFERATNNIGYLGFHVEKEPFDDPLVRQALNHAIDKESLIAVLYAGMAEPAKNAVPPGYLGYNDEIDPYEYNPEKAMEMLAEAGFEDGLELDLWTMPVARPYMPDPQRAAEVMQANLAEVGVTANIVTHEWATYLELTEQGEHDLFMLGWSGVNGDPDYFLANLLHGDAIPGGNRKYYSNDEVNRLIDEAKRNVDDDVRAELYMEAQRLIHEDAPHIPLVHSIPTLAGSERVHDYVPHPSTSESLKNVYLTE
- a CDS encoding ABC transporter permease, translating into MISYTIRRLLMLIPVLIGMSIITFSIVHLIPGNPAQTILGEQASPQAIADLEERLGLNEPYFVQYGKYMYGLIQGDLGTSLRTNSAIAEEMWPYLAATIELTIFAMIFAVIIGVNAGIISAWKQNSLFDYTSMLIALIGVSMPIFWLGLMQQWIFAQELGWLPAFGRENPRDPVNSITHLYLLDAVLNGRPDQWWTSFKHLVLPGIALGTIPMAIIARMTRSSMLEVLRSDYIRTIEAKGSKTVAVIYRHGFKNAVIPVLTVVGLQTGTLLGGAILTETIFSWPGIGRYVFEAIGNRDYPVIQSGILVIATMFVFINLIVDLLYSYIDPRIKY
- a CDS encoding thiolase family protein; the protein is MRETVIVEAVRTPIGRRKGKLSGIRPDELLAETLKGLANRGNLDSALIEDVIAGCVTQAGEQAPDIARTAALMAGYPETVPGVTIDRQCGSSQQAVHFASQAIESGDMDIVVAAGIESMSRVPMFSAMQGTEHSPILTEKYEIINQGLSAERIAEKWSMTRQKLDQFSYESHQKAVKAIKDGAFKNEILPIEVTLEDGQKEWMDEDEGPRGNSSVKQLGELKTVFKEDGVITAGNASQISDGASAILLMDRNKAEELGFKPKFRIKARSVVGSDPTLMLTGPIPATEKVLQKANLSIDDIDLYEVNEAFAPVPLVWQREMKANIEKLNIHGGAIALGHPLGASGARVMTTLVHALERTGGRYGLQAICEGFGMANATIIERL
- the nikC gene encoding nickel transporter permease — its product is MPGPEHQDPEKVKDEEAVSPWKEAYWQLRKNKLAIIGFIIILSFIIVAITAPFLTSYTYSSMNAADRLQPPSSQYWFGTDDLGRDIFTRIVYGARISLMVGFFAVTGALVFGTLLGVLAGYYRRWVDMLISRIFDIMLAFPSILLAIAIVAILGPSLQNALIAIAIINIPIFGRLVRSKVISISQEEYIMAAKAQGMKNGRILFHHVLPNSIGPIIVQATLGFGTAILEAAALGFLGLGAQAPTPEWGRMLSDARQYIQSAPWTVLFPGLSIMLVVLGFNMIGDGLRDALDPKMKN